The Catenulispora sp. GP43 nucleotide sequence CGAGGTGCGGGTGGCACGTGTCGACGCACGGACCGTCTACATCGAGTGGCCGTGGCTTTCTCCGGACCCGGGCTCCCGCAGCCCGTGGGACGGGCTGATGGGGTTTCCGCGGGATCCGGACCACTCCGACTGGCGGAACACTCCCTGGCGCATCGCACCGGACACCTCGGAGCTGTCGGCGGGAGACGTCTGCATCATCGGCGTCCCCGCGACCGAGGTACGCGTCGCGGCGATCACGCACTACGACCCGCCGGCGGACCTCGGTTGGCTCCCCCGGCCGCGGTGGATGCTCGACCTGGTGCCGCTGGAGTACGGAACCGACCCGGAGGCGGGCTACGGGTTCGCGCTCGACACCGATGAGCCGGTGAAGATGGAGATCGTCTCCCATACTTCCTGATCATCACAGCACGGGCCCCGCTGGAAGAGGTGCTTCCAGCGGGGCCCGTACTTCACTTCCTAGTCAGCCCGACACGCTCCCGCGTGCCGCGGGCGGCAGCGCACGCGACCGCCCGGCGGGCGGCAGCGCGCATGCGGCGGTACCTCCGGGCATCCGCTGCCTGTTGTTGGCGATCACGCGGTACACGCCCGCCGCGATCCAGCGGATCGGCGGCGTGCGCAGCACATAGCCGACCGCTGCGTAGACCCCGCCCGCAGAAATCAAAAGGCGCGCAATAGCCTGCGCGCCTCCGTGAATCCGGCCTGTCGGGGCCACCCACAACACCTCATGTGTTGCCCGTTGCTCGGTTGTTCCGTACAACTCGAGATCGGTGAACTGGAATGCCGTCACCTCCGCATCGATGGGGAGGCGCTTGAGAACGTTGACCGAGCGCGTGCAGAAGCCACAGTCTCCGTCATAGATCAGAACCGGCTTGGGGAAGCTGCCCTCGTCCATACCATCAGTCTACGGGCCACTCATCCGCCAACAGCTTGCGGGTTTCCCCTAACAGCTGCGGGAGCACCTTCGTGTGGCCCACGACCGGCATGAAATTCGTGTCCCCGCCCCAGCGTGGGACCACGTGCTGGTGCAGGTGCGCCGCGATGCCGGCGCCCGCGACGTCGCCCTGGTTCATGCCGATGTTGAAGCCCTG carries:
- a CDS encoding thiol-disulfide oxidoreductase DCC family protein; amino-acid sequence: MDEGSFPKPVLIYDGDCGFCTRSVNVLKRLPIDAEVTAFQFTDLELYGTTEQRATHEVLWVAPTGRIHGGAQAIARLLISAGGVYAAVGYVLRTPPIRWIAAGVYRVIANNRQRMPGGTAACALPPAGRSRALPPAARGSVSG